A genomic segment from Actinoplanes sichuanensis encodes:
- a CDS encoding alpha-amylase family protein: MSDRWYSKAVVYCLDIDSFADSDGDGCGDIRGLIGRLDYLSRLGINCLWLNPIHPSPGKDDGYDVSDFYNVDPRFGTLGDFAELLHQAANRGIKVIIDLVVNHVSDQHPWFQSARSSPDSPYRDWFVWSETAPADRNQGMVFPGEQAETWSYDRTAKLWYYHRFYKFQPDLDIRNPEVRAEIKKICAFWLQLGVSGFRMDAVPFIIEETEPGNPTAPMDFGFLSELRQHVQWRKGDAVLLAEANVEPDKLVTYFGDEGGSGNRIHMLFDFMLNARLVLGLARQDTEPIIDALRDSPKLPDGGQWATFLRNHDEIDLSRLTAEQRKDVLDQFGPDESMQLYGRGIRRRLAPMLGNDRRRIELAYALQFSLRGTPVLRYGEEIGMGENLELDGRYAIRTPMQWNNLPNGGFSSADPKQVIRPVISGGEYGYETVNATLQRHDPKSLLSWFERMIRTLREAPEIGSGACTHVDVPAPRGILVHRADADTGTMLFVHNLGTEAGEVDLSSLAAEAEFPNDVLADQEYPEPGKFDKISVAGYGYRWIRMRRTA; this comes from the coding sequence ATGAGTGACCGGTGGTATTCCAAGGCCGTCGTCTACTGCCTCGACATCGACTCGTTCGCCGACTCCGACGGGGACGGCTGCGGTGACATCCGCGGCCTGATCGGGCGGCTCGACTACCTGTCCCGGCTCGGGATCAACTGCCTGTGGCTCAACCCGATCCACCCGTCGCCGGGTAAGGACGACGGCTACGACGTGTCCGATTTCTATAACGTGGATCCCCGGTTCGGCACGCTGGGTGACTTCGCCGAGCTGTTGCACCAGGCCGCCAACCGGGGCATCAAGGTGATCATCGACCTGGTGGTCAACCATGTGTCCGATCAACACCCGTGGTTCCAGTCGGCACGATCGTCGCCGGACTCGCCGTACCGTGACTGGTTCGTCTGGAGCGAGACCGCGCCGGCCGACCGCAACCAGGGGATGGTCTTCCCCGGCGAGCAGGCCGAGACGTGGTCGTACGACCGGACGGCGAAGCTCTGGTATTACCACCGGTTCTACAAGTTCCAGCCGGACCTGGACATCCGGAACCCCGAGGTGCGGGCCGAGATCAAGAAGATCTGCGCGTTCTGGCTGCAGCTCGGGGTGTCCGGGTTCCGGATGGACGCGGTGCCGTTCATCATCGAGGAGACCGAGCCGGGCAACCCGACCGCGCCGATGGACTTCGGCTTCCTCAGCGAGCTGCGCCAGCACGTGCAGTGGCGCAAGGGCGACGCGGTCCTGCTGGCCGAGGCCAATGTCGAGCCGGACAAGCTGGTGACCTACTTCGGCGACGAGGGCGGGTCCGGCAACCGCATCCACATGCTGTTCGACTTCATGCTCAACGCGCGGCTGGTGCTCGGTCTGGCCCGGCAGGACACCGAGCCGATCATCGACGCGCTGCGGGACTCGCCGAAACTGCCGGACGGCGGCCAGTGGGCCACCTTCCTGCGCAACCACGACGAGATCGACCTGTCCCGGCTCACCGCCGAGCAGCGCAAGGACGTCCTCGACCAGTTCGGACCGGACGAGAGCATGCAGCTGTACGGCCGCGGCATCCGTCGTCGCCTGGCTCCGATGCTCGGCAACGACCGTCGGCGGATCGAGCTGGCGTACGCGCTTCAGTTCAGCCTCCGTGGCACGCCGGTGCTGCGGTACGGCGAGGAGATCGGGATGGGGGAGAACCTGGAGCTGGACGGGCGCTATGCCATCCGTACCCCGATGCAGTGGAACAACCTGCCGAACGGCGGGTTCTCCAGCGCGGATCCGAAACAGGTGATCCGGCCGGTGATCTCGGGTGGCGAATACGGCTACGAGACGGTCAACGCGACGCTCCAGCGGCACGATCCGAAATCGCTGCTGTCGTGGTTCGAGCGGATGATCCGTACCCTCCGCGAGGCGCCCGAGATCGGCAGCGGCGCCTGCACCCACGTCGACGTCCCCGCACCGAGGGGCATCCTGGTGCATCGCGCCGACGCCGATACCGGAACCATGCTGTTCGTGCACAATCTGGGTACCGAGGCGGGCGAGGTCGACCTGAGCAGCCTGGCCGCCGAGGCCGAGTTCCCGAACGACGTGCTGGCCGACCAGGAGTATCCGGAACCGGGGAAATTCGACAAGATCAGCGTTGCGGGGTACGGATACCGGTGGATCCGGATGCGCAGAACCGCCTGA
- the fabG gene encoding 3-oxoacyl-ACP reductase FabG, giving the protein MSQSVPRVAIVTGAARGIGAAVARKLAADGMAVAVVDLDEKSGTETVDAIAAAGGSAIAIGADVADSDQVRAAVDRTVAELGAPTVLVNNAGVLRDNLLFKMSEDDWDTVMAVHLRGAFLFSKAVQEHMVAAKYGRIVSLSSTSALGNRGQANYAAAKAGLQGFTKTLAIELGKFGITANAVAPGFIVTDMTRATAARIGVDFDDFEKATVSQIPVARAGRPEDVANTVSFLVSEGAGFVSGQVVYVAGGPRD; this is encoded by the coding sequence ATGTCGCAGTCCGTACCTCGTGTCGCCATCGTGACCGGAGCCGCGCGCGGCATCGGCGCGGCGGTCGCCCGCAAACTAGCCGCCGACGGCATGGCGGTCGCGGTCGTCGACCTGGACGAGAAATCCGGCACCGAGACCGTCGACGCGATCGCGGCGGCGGGCGGCTCCGCCATCGCGATCGGTGCGGACGTGGCCGACTCCGATCAGGTGCGGGCGGCCGTCGACCGGACCGTGGCCGAGTTGGGTGCGCCGACCGTGCTGGTCAACAACGCCGGGGTGCTGCGTGACAACCTCCTCTTCAAGATGTCCGAGGACGACTGGGACACCGTGATGGCCGTCCACCTGCGCGGTGCCTTCCTGTTCAGCAAGGCCGTCCAGGAGCACATGGTCGCCGCGAAGTACGGCCGGATCGTCAGCCTGTCCAGCACGTCCGCGCTCGGCAACCGGGGCCAGGCCAACTACGCCGCGGCGAAGGCCGGCCTGCAGGGCTTCACCAAGACGCTCGCCATCGAGCTCGGCAAGTTCGGCATCACGGCGAACGCGGTCGCGCCGGGCTTCATCGTGACCGACATGACCCGGGCCACCGCGGCCCGCATCGGGGTCGACTTCGACGACTTCGAGAAGGCGACGGTGAGTCAGATTCCGGTCGCCCGGGCCGGTCGCCCCGAGGACGTCGCCAATACCGTGTCGTTCCTCGTGAGCGAAGGCGCCGGGTTCGTTTCCGGACAGGTCGTATATGTCGCGGGCGGGCCGAGGGACTGA